The following coding sequences lie in one Corynebacterium humireducens NBRC 106098 = DSM 45392 genomic window:
- a CDS encoding copper-translocating P-type ATPase, with product MSTPAHPDGHHANADTHGQAMPDPHPHSALDETGHHDDHHVHGHGEHAGHSVAMFRSRFWWSLLLSVPVVIFSPMVADLLGYQLPVFPGSTWIAPVLGTVIFFYGGVPFLKGGWTELKSRQPGMMLLIAMAITVAFVASWITTLGIGGFHLDFWWELALLVTIMLLGHWLEMRALGSASSALDALAALLPDEAEKVEGDTTRTVPVAELVVGDVALVRAGARVPADGTIVDGAAEFDEAMITGESRPVLRQSGDKVVAGTVATDNTVRVRVEATGGDTALAGIQRMVADAQESSSRAQALADRAAAWLFWFALGAGILTAIIWSVIGSPDDAVIRTVTVLVIACPHALGLAIPLVIAISTERAAKSGVLIKDRMALERMRTIDVVLFDKTGTLTEGAHAVTDIAPVPGVSAGELLSLAAAAEVDSEHPVARAIVAAAAAHPEAAGRQVRGTDFRAASGRGVRARVEGSDIIVGGPNMLREFDLTNPGVIEEQTDSWARRGAGVLHVVRDGQIIGAVAVEDKIRPESRAAVRALQDRGIKVAMITGDASQVAQAVGADLGIDEVFAEVLPQDKDTQVTDLQSRGLTVAMVGDGVNDAPALARAEVGIAIGAGTDVAMESAGVVLAGDDPRAVLSMITLSRASYRKMVQNLIWASGYNILAVPLAAGVLAPIGFVLPPAAAAVLMSLSTIVVALNAQLLRRIDLDPSHLT from the coding sequence TTCACGGCCACGGCGAGCACGCCGGCCACAGCGTGGCGATGTTCCGCAGTCGCTTCTGGTGGTCGCTGCTGCTGTCAGTGCCCGTCGTCATCTTCAGTCCCATGGTCGCCGATCTGCTCGGTTACCAGCTTCCGGTGTTCCCCGGATCCACCTGGATCGCCCCGGTGCTGGGCACCGTCATCTTCTTCTACGGTGGCGTCCCCTTCCTCAAGGGTGGATGGACAGAACTGAAATCCCGCCAACCGGGGATGATGCTGCTGATCGCCATGGCCATCACCGTGGCGTTTGTCGCCTCCTGGATCACCACCCTGGGAATCGGCGGGTTCCACCTGGACTTCTGGTGGGAGCTGGCGCTGCTGGTGACCATCATGCTGCTGGGTCACTGGCTGGAGATGCGTGCCCTCGGCTCCGCCTCCTCTGCTCTGGACGCACTGGCTGCCCTCCTCCCGGATGAGGCGGAGAAGGTGGAGGGGGACACCACCCGTACCGTGCCCGTCGCCGAGTTGGTGGTCGGGGATGTTGCACTGGTGCGGGCAGGAGCCCGGGTGCCGGCCGACGGGACCATCGTCGATGGTGCGGCCGAATTCGATGAGGCGATGATCACCGGGGAATCCCGACCCGTCCTGCGCCAGTCCGGGGACAAGGTGGTGGCCGGAACGGTGGCCACCGACAACACCGTCCGCGTGCGCGTCGAAGCCACCGGCGGGGACACCGCCCTGGCCGGGATCCAGCGCATGGTCGCCGACGCCCAAGAATCCTCCTCCCGGGCCCAGGCCCTGGCAGACCGGGCCGCGGCGTGGCTGTTCTGGTTCGCGCTGGGCGCCGGCATCCTCACCGCCATCATCTGGTCCGTGATCGGCAGCCCCGACGACGCAGTGATACGCACCGTCACCGTGCTGGTCATCGCCTGCCCGCACGCCCTGGGTCTGGCGATCCCCCTGGTCATCGCCATCTCCACCGAACGGGCCGCGAAATCCGGGGTGCTGATCAAGGACCGGATGGCGCTTGAGCGGATGCGCACCATCGATGTGGTGCTCTTCGACAAGACCGGCACCTTGACCGAGGGCGCACACGCCGTCACCGACATCGCCCCGGTGCCCGGGGTGTCGGCCGGGGAACTGCTGTCGCTGGCGGCCGCCGCGGAGGTCGACAGCGAACATCCCGTGGCCCGGGCGATTGTGGCCGCCGCTGCCGCACATCCGGAGGCCGCCGGCCGGCAGGTGCGCGGCACCGACTTCCGCGCCGCCTCCGGCCGGGGTGTGCGCGCCCGGGTGGAAGGCTCCGACATCATCGTCGGCGGACCGAACATGCTCCGCGAATTCGACCTGACCAACCCCGGGGTGATCGAGGAACAGACCGATTCTTGGGCGCGCCGGGGAGCCGGTGTCCTCCACGTGGTGCGCGACGGCCAGATCATCGGCGCCGTGGCTGTCGAGGACAAGATCCGCCCCGAATCCCGCGCCGCTGTCCGCGCCCTGCAGGACCGCGGCATCAAGGTCGCGATGATCACCGGTGACGCGAGCCAGGTCGCCCAAGCGGTCGGTGCGGATCTGGGCATCGACGAGGTCTTCGCCGAGGTCCTGCCGCAGGACAAGGACACCCAGGTCACGGACCTGCAGTCCCGCGGACTGACGGTGGCCATGGTCGGCGACGGTGTCAACGATGCCCCGGCCCTGGCCCGGGCCGAGGTCGGCATCGCCATCGGAGCGGGCACTGATGTCGCCATGGAATCGGCCGGGGTGGTGCTGGCCGGTGATGACCCCAGGGCGGTGCTGTCGATGATCACCCTGTCCCGGGCCAGTTACCGCAAGATGGTCCAGAACCTGATCTGGGCCTCCGGCTACAACATCCTCGCTGTGCCGCTGGCCGCCGGTGTCCTCGCCCCCATCGGGTTCGTCCTCCCTCCCGCCGCGGCCGCGGTACTGATGTCCCTGTCGACGATCGTGGTCGCCCTCAACGCCCAGCTGCTGCGCCGGATCGACCTGGACCCGTCCCACCTGACCTAG